In Proteiniborus sp. DW1, a single window of DNA contains:
- a CDS encoding ribonuclease HII: protein MLELEQELWNKGYKNIACIDEVGRGCLAGDVVACAIILPIDLLIEGVKDSKKLSPKKRESLYEQIYKSAVAVGIGSVDSKTIDKINIKNSTIIAMEKALEALKDGYGNHVNPDYILVDAEKLTIDIPQMSIIKGDEKCHGIAAASIVAKVYRDRKCEEEWAHMYPEYGFEKHKGYGTKAHIEAIKKYGPCPIHRDSFLTKIISKKDDLQRGD, encoded by the coding sequence ATGCTAGAGTTAGAACAGGAATTATGGAATAAAGGATATAAAAACATTGCATGTATAGATGAAGTTGGTAGAGGTTGCTTAGCTGGAGATGTTGTAGCATGTGCTATTATACTTCCAATTGATCTATTAATTGAGGGAGTAAAGGACTCTAAAAAGCTTAGTCCCAAAAAGAGAGAGAGTCTTTATGAGCAAATATATAAAAGTGCTGTTGCCGTAGGTATAGGTAGTGTTGATTCTAAAACTATTGATAAAATTAATATTAAAAATAGTACTATAATTGCTATGGAAAAAGCATTAGAAGCACTTAAAGATGGATATGGAAACCATGTGAATCCTGATTATATTTTGGTAGATGCTGAGAAGCTTACTATTGATATACCCCAAATGAGTATAATTAAAGGCGATGAAAAATGTCATGGCATAGCTGCTGCTTCTATAGTAGCAAAGGTATATAGAGATAGAAAATGTGAGGAAGAATGGGCCCATATGTATCCTGAGTATGGATTTGAAAAACATAAAGGGTATGGAACTAAAGCACATATAGAGGCAATTAAAAAATATGGGCCTTGTCCAATACATAGAGATAGCTTTTTAACAAAAATTATTAGTAAAAAAGATGATTTACAGCGTGGTGATTAA